The Rhododendron vialii isolate Sample 1 chromosome 5a, ASM3025357v1 genome contains a region encoding:
- the LOC131325148 gene encoding uncharacterized protein LOC131325148 — protein MYSSKPKYSQTGKSKSTHALFSSSIDLRVMGFQRERRVDKSVGGQHQNFRLAFRQQKGKRLFNTRLPHPPPTPPLTLPLIKDKEPPLAAVGPSTDDHRHHPITTME, from the exons ATGTATTCAAGTAAGCCAAAATATTCCCAAACCGGAAAGAGCAAATCCACCCACGCATTATTTTCGAGTTCAATTGATCTAAG AGTAATGGGTTTTCAAAGGGAACGAAGGGTTGACAAAAGCGTCGGCGGTCAACATCAGAACTTCAGGTTGGCATTCCGCCAGCAAAAGGG GAAGCGACTTTTTAACACACGTCTCCCCCATCCTCCACCCACACCACCGCTCACCTTGCCCCTGATCAAAGACAAAGAACCTCCCCTTGCAGCAGTAGGCCCGTCCACCGATGACCACCGACATCATCCCATCACCACCATGGAGTGA
- the LOC131325146 gene encoding small ribosomal subunit protein bTHXm produces the protein MNYEQNIRTWKQIFLKRRSAMSKTPKSTLSTCDVRLQLFMRRREMAMIQRCGAVARRMLTPDRTAAFSSLSSSSAAAGAPILCGRGDKRTKKGKRFKGSYGNSRPKKEKMIERIKDKVEVPRSTPWPLPFKLI, from the coding sequence ATGAATTATGAACAAAATATTAGGACGTGGAAACAAATATTCCTAAAACGGAGGTCTGCGATGTCAAAAACCCCTAAAAGCACTCTTTCTACTTGTGATGTTCGTCTCCAGCTTTTCATGCGGAGAAGAGAAATGGCGATGATCCAGAGGTGCGGCGCAGTAGCGAGGAGAATGCTGACGCCAGATCGTACGGCGGCGTTTTCATCGCTGTCGTCGTCGTCGGCTGCGGCGGGGGCGCCGATACTCTGCGGACGCGGGGACAAGAGGACGAAGAAAGGGAAGAGATTCAAGGGATCGTACGGAAACTCGAGGccgaagaaggagaagatgattGAGCGAATTAAAGACAAGGTCGAGGTGCCCAGGTCCACCCCTTGGCCCCTCCCTTTTAAGCTCATCTGA
- the LOC131325147 gene encoding NADH dehydrogenase [ubiquinone] 1 beta subcomplex subunit 9, which produces MSAPASYLARRAAQKERVRILYRRALKETLNWAVHRHLFYRDASEMREKFDANKNVESLETIDRLLEDGEAAYNKWRHPDPYIVPWAPGGSKFTRNPPPPPGIEILYNYGQEDHI; this is translated from the exons atgagtgcACCGGCGTCGTACCTGGCTCGGAGGGCAGCGCAGAAGGAGAGAGTGAGGATCCTCTACCGGAGAGCCCTCAAAGAGACTCTCAATTGGGCCGTCCATCGTCATCTCTTCTACCGagat GCTTCGGAGATGCGCGAGAAGTTTGATGCCAACAAAAACGTG GAAAGTCTCGAGACAATTGATAGACTGCTAGAAGATGGTGAAGCAGCCTATAACAAATGGCGGCACCCTGATCCTTACATTG TTCCATGGGCTCCTGGTGGCTCCAAGTTTACCAGAAACCCGCCTCCACCTCCTGGG ATCGAGATACTGTACAACTATGGCCAAGAAGATCATATTTGA
- the LOC131325140 gene encoding kinesin-like protein KIN-7E isoform X1, which translates to MGAIGGEELTKWEKMQGEVSSGGGEEKILVLIRLRPLSEKEVAKNEVADWECINENTILFRNSLQERSMFPTAYTFDRVFGGDSQTRQVYEEGAKEIALSVVSGINSSIFAYGQTSSGKTYTMVGITEYTVADIYDYIHRHEERAFVLKFCAMEIYNEAIRDLLSADSTPLRVLDDPEKGTVVEKITEETLRDWAHLKELLSICEAQRRIGETSLNETSSRSHQILRLTIESSAREFLGKDNSTKLSASVNFVDLAGSERAAQALSVGARLKEGCHINRSLLTLSTVIRKLSKGRHGHVNYRDSKLTRILQPCLGGNARTAIICTLSPARSHVDQSRNTLLFATCAKEVSTNAKVNVVMSDKALVKHLQKELARLESELRTPAPSSTSDYAALLRKKDLQIEKLEKELREQTKQRELAESRVQDLLLMVGNDEDSTEWGGLSNRPKWQEGNKWEDECSVSDSSVTDDTHYQDIGGRKMGNSVNSWPSKIEFFNNPLTGRGTGEDPNEICREVRCIEMDESGADKISEPLAFSTGNAEGMHSNVAIDELESTPPRQVTETQSSMTNGILEERHQDVQKTIGSLVSRYPEDPSPWAQGNMSRCESQKLNRSWSCRATLMAGSSFPDFETTGDSQNTPVEGFEKSFPGRPEGFQRMVPPLNYDAARLSRNDSQSSMGSAFVDELKAQKNKNSTDEDIPSIDTFVAGLKEMAKLEYEKQLANCQGEESKAKKNVKDVGLDPMLDAAEAPATWNIEFGIKQKAILELWQSCNISLVHRTYFFLLFKGDPTDSIYMEVEMRRLSFLKEAFSQGNHAVQGGQTLTLVSSLKALRRERDMLCRLMQKRFSEAERNRLYQMWGIGLGSKRRRFQLVNRLWSDAHDINHAAQSASIVGKLIRFREQGEAPKEMFGLSFVPAAPASRRSLGRKHNNDHWASLW; encoded by the exons ATGGGGGCAATTGGTGGGGAGGAGTTGACTAAGTGGGAGAAGATGCAAGGGGAGgtgagtagtggtggtggtgaggagAAGATTCTTGTGTTGATTAGATTGAGGCCTTTGAGTGAGAAGGAGGTTGCTAAGAATGAGGTCGCGGATTGGGAATGCATCAATGAGAATACCATTTTGTTCCGGAACAGCCTGCAAGAGCGGTCCATGTTTCCGACTGCTTATACATTTG ATAGAGTATTTGGTGGCGACAGCCAGACTAGGCAGGTTTATGAGGAAGGAGCAAAGGAAATTGCTCTTTCAGTGGTCAGTGGTATTAACT CAAGTATTTTTGCTTATGGGCAAACAAGCAGTGGAAAGACGTACACCATGGTTGGTATAACTGAATACACAGTAGCAGACATTTATGACTACATACACAGG CATGAAGAACGAGCATTTGTTTTGAAGTTTTGTGCAATGGAGATCTACAATGAAGCTATAAGAGATCTCCTTAGCGCGGATAGTACTCCACTAAGGGTTCTAGACGATCCAGAG AAAGGGACTGTGGTGGAGAAAATAACGGAGGAAACACTGAGGGATTGGGCCCATCTCAAGGAGCTTCTATCAATTTGTGAAG CTCAAAGAAGGATTGGGGAGACTTCCTTGAATGAAACAAGCTCTAGATCACATCAAATTCTTAGATTG ACAATTGAAAGTTCTGCTCGTGAGTTTTTAGGCAAGGACAATTCAACAAAACTATCAGCTAGTGTG AATTTTGTCGATCTTGCGGGAAGTGAGCGTGCAGCTCAGGCGTTATCAGTTGGAGCAAGACTGAAAGAAGGCTGCCATATCAACCGTAGTTTACTGACCCTTTCTACCGTTATTCGCAAGCTGAG CAAGGGGAGACATGGACATGTGAACTACAGAGATTCTAAGCTAACTCGCATTCTACAGCCCTGTTTGGGAGGCAATGCCAGAACTGCCATCATTTGCACTTTGAGCCCTGCACGAAGCCATGTTGACCAGTCTAGAAATACTCTCTTGTTTGCTACATGTGCAAAAGAAGTTAGCACAAATGCAAAGGTTAATGTAGTCATGTCTGATAAGGCCTTGGTGAAGCATTTGCAAAAAGAGTTGGCTCGATTGGAGAGCGAGTTAAGGACCCCTGCCCCTTCTTCCACTTCTGATTATGCAGCATTACTGAGGAAGAAAGATCTTCAGATAGAAAAG TTGGAGAAAGAGTTGAGAGAGCAAACTAAGCAGCGGGAACTTGCAGAATCTCGGGTTCAGGATTTGTTGCTCATGGTTGGAAATGATGAAGATTCGACGGAATGG GGTGGGCTTAGTAATCGTCCTAAATGGCAAGAGGGTAACAAATGGGAAGATGAATGTTCGGTGTCAGACTCATCAGTTACAGATGATACACATTACCAAGATATAGGTGGCAGAAAAATGGGCAACTCAGTGAATTCGTGGCCCTCTAAGATAGAGTTTTTCAATAACCCACTAACAGGTAGAG GAACTGGAGAAGATCCCAATGAAATTTGCCGGGAAGTTCGTTGTATTGAGATGGATGAATCAGGAGCAGACAAGATCTCTGAACCCCTTGCCTTTTCAACTGGCAATGCTGAAGGAATGCATAGCAATGTGGCCATTGACGAGTTGGAATCAACCCCACCAAGACAAGTAACTGAAACCCAAAGTAGCATGACTAATGGTATATTGGAGGAGAGACACCAGGATGTGCAAAAGACCATTGGTTCTCTTGTTAGCCGTTACCCTGAAGACCCATCTCCTTGGGCTCAAGGCAATATGTCACGGTGTGAAAGTCAGAAGTTGAATAGGAGCTGGAGTTGTAGAGCTACTCTAATGGCTGGCTCATCCTTTCCAGACTTTGAGACGACAGGTGATAGTCAGAACACACCAGTTGAAGGTTTTGAGAAAAGCTTTCCCGGAAGACCAGAAGGCTTCCAAAGGATGGTTCCGCCATTAAATTATGATGCGGCAAGGTTGTCGAGAAATGATTCCCAGTCTTCTATGGGGAGTGCTTTTGTAGATGAGTTAAAAGCTCAGAAGAACAAGAATTCCACAGATGAGGATATTCCTAGCATTGATACTTTTGTTGCAGGACTCAAAGAAATGGCCAAGCTTGAATATGAAAAGCAACTTGCTAATTGTCAG GGAGAAGAATCGAAGGCCAAGAAGAACGTCAAAGATGTTGGATTAGATCCGATGCTGGACGCAGCAGAAGCTCCTGCAACTTGGAATATTGAGTTCGGGATAAAGCAGAAAGCAATACTTGAACTTTGGCAATCTTGCAATATTTCGTTGGTGCACAGGACATACTTCTTCCTGCTATTTAAAGGCGACCCAACAGATTCCATATATATGGAGGTGGAGATGAGGAGACTTTCCTTCCTCAAGGAAGCATTTTCTCAGGGTAATCATGCTGTGCAAGGGGGTCAGACTCTCACGTTAGTGTCAAG TTTGAAGGCTCTTCGCCGTGAGAGAGATATGTTATGCCGGCTGATGCAAAAGAGGTTCTCGGAAGCAGAGCGAAACCGTCTATACCAGATGTGGGGTATCGGTTTGGGGTCAAAGCGGAGGCGGTTTCAACTGGTCAACCGCTTGTGGAGTGACGCTCACGATATAAACCATGCCGCACAGAGTGCTTCAATTGTTGGAAAGCTGATAAGGTTCAGAGAACAGGGAGAGGCGCCCAAGGAGATGTTTGGGCTTAGCTTCGTGCCTGCTGCACCCGCAAGCCGAAGATCCTTGGGCCGGAAACACAACAATGATCATTGGGCTTCCCTTTGGTAA
- the LOC131325140 gene encoding kinesin-like protein KIN-7E isoform X2: MGAIGGEELTKWEKMQGEVSSGGGEEKILVLIRLRPLSEKEVAKNEVADWECINENTILFRNSLQERSMFPTAYTFDRVFGGDSQTRQVYEEGAKEIALSVVSGINSSIFAYGQTSSGKTYTMVGITEYTVADIYDYIHRHEERAFVLKFCAMEIYNEAIRDLLSADSTPLRVLDDPEKGTVVEKITEETLRDWAHLKELLSICEAQRRIGETSLNETSSRSHQILRLTIESSAREFLGKDNSTKLSASVNFVDLAGSERAAQALSVGARLKEGCHINRSLLTLSTVIRKLSKGRHGHVNYRDSKLTRILQPCLGGNARTAIICTLSPARSHVDQSRNTLLFATCAKEVSTNAKVNVVMSDKALVKHLQKELARLESELRTPAPSSTSDYAALLRKKDLQIEKLEKELREQTKQRELAESRVQDLLLMVGNDEDSTEWGGLSNRPKWQEGNKWEDECSVSDSSVTDDTHYQDIGGRKMGNSVNSWPSKIEFFNNPLTGTGEDPNEICREVRCIEMDESGADKISEPLAFSTGNAEGMHSNVAIDELESTPPRQVTETQSSMTNGILEERHQDVQKTIGSLVSRYPEDPSPWAQGNMSRCESQKLNRSWSCRATLMAGSSFPDFETTGDSQNTPVEGFEKSFPGRPEGFQRMVPPLNYDAARLSRNDSQSSMGSAFVDELKAQKNKNSTDEDIPSIDTFVAGLKEMAKLEYEKQLANCQGEESKAKKNVKDVGLDPMLDAAEAPATWNIEFGIKQKAILELWQSCNISLVHRTYFFLLFKGDPTDSIYMEVEMRRLSFLKEAFSQGNHAVQGGQTLTLVSSLKALRRERDMLCRLMQKRFSEAERNRLYQMWGIGLGSKRRRFQLVNRLWSDAHDINHAAQSASIVGKLIRFREQGEAPKEMFGLSFVPAAPASRRSLGRKHNNDHWASLW, translated from the exons ATGGGGGCAATTGGTGGGGAGGAGTTGACTAAGTGGGAGAAGATGCAAGGGGAGgtgagtagtggtggtggtgaggagAAGATTCTTGTGTTGATTAGATTGAGGCCTTTGAGTGAGAAGGAGGTTGCTAAGAATGAGGTCGCGGATTGGGAATGCATCAATGAGAATACCATTTTGTTCCGGAACAGCCTGCAAGAGCGGTCCATGTTTCCGACTGCTTATACATTTG ATAGAGTATTTGGTGGCGACAGCCAGACTAGGCAGGTTTATGAGGAAGGAGCAAAGGAAATTGCTCTTTCAGTGGTCAGTGGTATTAACT CAAGTATTTTTGCTTATGGGCAAACAAGCAGTGGAAAGACGTACACCATGGTTGGTATAACTGAATACACAGTAGCAGACATTTATGACTACATACACAGG CATGAAGAACGAGCATTTGTTTTGAAGTTTTGTGCAATGGAGATCTACAATGAAGCTATAAGAGATCTCCTTAGCGCGGATAGTACTCCACTAAGGGTTCTAGACGATCCAGAG AAAGGGACTGTGGTGGAGAAAATAACGGAGGAAACACTGAGGGATTGGGCCCATCTCAAGGAGCTTCTATCAATTTGTGAAG CTCAAAGAAGGATTGGGGAGACTTCCTTGAATGAAACAAGCTCTAGATCACATCAAATTCTTAGATTG ACAATTGAAAGTTCTGCTCGTGAGTTTTTAGGCAAGGACAATTCAACAAAACTATCAGCTAGTGTG AATTTTGTCGATCTTGCGGGAAGTGAGCGTGCAGCTCAGGCGTTATCAGTTGGAGCAAGACTGAAAGAAGGCTGCCATATCAACCGTAGTTTACTGACCCTTTCTACCGTTATTCGCAAGCTGAG CAAGGGGAGACATGGACATGTGAACTACAGAGATTCTAAGCTAACTCGCATTCTACAGCCCTGTTTGGGAGGCAATGCCAGAACTGCCATCATTTGCACTTTGAGCCCTGCACGAAGCCATGTTGACCAGTCTAGAAATACTCTCTTGTTTGCTACATGTGCAAAAGAAGTTAGCACAAATGCAAAGGTTAATGTAGTCATGTCTGATAAGGCCTTGGTGAAGCATTTGCAAAAAGAGTTGGCTCGATTGGAGAGCGAGTTAAGGACCCCTGCCCCTTCTTCCACTTCTGATTATGCAGCATTACTGAGGAAGAAAGATCTTCAGATAGAAAAG TTGGAGAAAGAGTTGAGAGAGCAAACTAAGCAGCGGGAACTTGCAGAATCTCGGGTTCAGGATTTGTTGCTCATGGTTGGAAATGATGAAGATTCGACGGAATGG GGTGGGCTTAGTAATCGTCCTAAATGGCAAGAGGGTAACAAATGGGAAGATGAATGTTCGGTGTCAGACTCATCAGTTACAGATGATACACATTACCAAGATATAGGTGGCAGAAAAATGGGCAACTCAGTGAATTCGTGGCCCTCTAAGATAGAGTTTTTCAATAACCCACTAACAG GAACTGGAGAAGATCCCAATGAAATTTGCCGGGAAGTTCGTTGTATTGAGATGGATGAATCAGGAGCAGACAAGATCTCTGAACCCCTTGCCTTTTCAACTGGCAATGCTGAAGGAATGCATAGCAATGTGGCCATTGACGAGTTGGAATCAACCCCACCAAGACAAGTAACTGAAACCCAAAGTAGCATGACTAATGGTATATTGGAGGAGAGACACCAGGATGTGCAAAAGACCATTGGTTCTCTTGTTAGCCGTTACCCTGAAGACCCATCTCCTTGGGCTCAAGGCAATATGTCACGGTGTGAAAGTCAGAAGTTGAATAGGAGCTGGAGTTGTAGAGCTACTCTAATGGCTGGCTCATCCTTTCCAGACTTTGAGACGACAGGTGATAGTCAGAACACACCAGTTGAAGGTTTTGAGAAAAGCTTTCCCGGAAGACCAGAAGGCTTCCAAAGGATGGTTCCGCCATTAAATTATGATGCGGCAAGGTTGTCGAGAAATGATTCCCAGTCTTCTATGGGGAGTGCTTTTGTAGATGAGTTAAAAGCTCAGAAGAACAAGAATTCCACAGATGAGGATATTCCTAGCATTGATACTTTTGTTGCAGGACTCAAAGAAATGGCCAAGCTTGAATATGAAAAGCAACTTGCTAATTGTCAG GGAGAAGAATCGAAGGCCAAGAAGAACGTCAAAGATGTTGGATTAGATCCGATGCTGGACGCAGCAGAAGCTCCTGCAACTTGGAATATTGAGTTCGGGATAAAGCAGAAAGCAATACTTGAACTTTGGCAATCTTGCAATATTTCGTTGGTGCACAGGACATACTTCTTCCTGCTATTTAAAGGCGACCCAACAGATTCCATATATATGGAGGTGGAGATGAGGAGACTTTCCTTCCTCAAGGAAGCATTTTCTCAGGGTAATCATGCTGTGCAAGGGGGTCAGACTCTCACGTTAGTGTCAAG TTTGAAGGCTCTTCGCCGTGAGAGAGATATGTTATGCCGGCTGATGCAAAAGAGGTTCTCGGAAGCAGAGCGAAACCGTCTATACCAGATGTGGGGTATCGGTTTGGGGTCAAAGCGGAGGCGGTTTCAACTGGTCAACCGCTTGTGGAGTGACGCTCACGATATAAACCATGCCGCACAGAGTGCTTCAATTGTTGGAAAGCTGATAAGGTTCAGAGAACAGGGAGAGGCGCCCAAGGAGATGTTTGGGCTTAGCTTCGTGCCTGCTGCACCCGCAAGCCGAAGATCCTTGGGCCGGAAACACAACAATGATCATTGGGCTTCCCTTTGGTAA